One genomic region from Phaeodactylum tricornutum CCAP 1055/1 PHATR_bd_34x35 genomic scaffold, whole genome shotgun sequence encodes:
- a CDS encoding predicted protein — protein MVNYYSESGLALSWAEKQKAVTCLRESSPSKKSPKGSVETSEGVSCHAFSPPLAQADKAIESPACVAETESATDPVNDCFHSKTALEPEDEISVYSFTESEAEEELTWEEWEERNKKEFVQIKRKPKTDMDERPVPQEVLDRMKAFHKDLNEFAAQPWLQQNSTNNFGEAKEVQDMKKKPAKLPQTVPVEKTSIPKRIDSSQSGLICSQSNDEVKLTEETCGEIVVIDGDETFDEPDTLHKVTDNDKLEVTEKQEDKQDTVSETTLDVVDLEEEEFSRPPCDDSPSSVAKMFDGEASLEGLSHQDDSDIKKNGERNQMTAVSDGSFSAHEIASRTPIKIKKMAAKADYESAFNMSWNEKQRAILQRREACKPAVRLIDAKVQGGATFSEATVEDKVDDVNLEGSLSQHDDAARDLWKRSPSASRKTVSNEDHDNAFNLSWKEKEKAIVERRLY, from the coding sequence ATGGTGAATTACTACAGCGAAAGTGGCCTTGCCCTGTCTTGGgcggaaaagcaaaaagctGTCACATGCCTTCGAGAATCATCACCGTCAAAGAAATCACCGAAAGGGTCTGTAGAAACATCAGAAGGCGTATCATGTCATGCCTTCTCGCCGCCTTTGGCGCAAGCTGATAAAGCCATCGAGAGCCCGGCATGTGTAGCCGAAACAGAAAGTGCAACGGATCCCGTCAATGACTGCTTTCATTCCAAAACTGCGCTGGAGCCAGAAGACGAAATATCGGTGTATTCTTTCACAGAGTCGGAAGCGGAGGAAGAGCTTACTTGGGAAGAATGGGAGGAGCGCAATAAGAAGGAATTTGTTCAGATCAAAAGGAAACCAAAAACTGACATGGACGAGCGTCCTGTTCCGCAAGAAGTTCTTGACAGAATGAAGGCTTTCCATAAAGATCTGAATGAATTTGCTGCGCAGCCTTGGCTTCAACAAAACTCAACAAATAATTTTGGTGAGGCCAAAGAAGTACAGGAcatgaaaaagaaaccagCCAAATTGCCACAAACTGTGCCCGTGGAGAAGACATCGATTCCCAAGCGAATTGATTCCTCTCAGTCCGGCTTAATATGTTcccaatccaacgacgagGTAAAGTTGACAGAAGAGACATGTGGTGAAATAGTGGTGATAGATGGCGACGAAACTTTCGACGAGCCCGATACACTACACAAAGTAACCGACAATGACAAATTAGAGGTTACAGAGAAGCAAGAAGACAAGCAGGACACCGTCAGTGAGACCACTCTTGATGTAGTGGActtggaggaagaagagttttCGAGGCCACCATGCGACGATTCGCCTTCCAGTGTTGCGAAAATGTTCGATGGTGAAGCGTCATTGGAGGGTCTTTCTCATCAAGATGACAGTGACATAAAGAAGAACGGGGAACGTAATCAAATGACCGCTGTAAGCGACGGCTCGTTTAGTGCTCATGAAATTGCCTCTCGAACTCCAATAAAGATCAAGAAAATGGCAGCTAAAGCAGACTATGAGTCGGCGTTCAACATGTCTTGGAACGAGAAACAGCGTGCTATTCTACAGAGAAGAGAAGCCTGCAAGCCTGCTGTACGGTTGATAGACGCAAAGGTCCAGGGAGGAGCAACTTTCTCGGAGGCAACTGTGGAAGACAAGGTAGATGACGTCAATCTTGAAGGATCACTTTCACAGCATGATGACGCAGCACGTGATCTCTGGAAGCGCTCTCCTTCTGCTAGCAGGAAGACTGTTTCCAATGAGGACCACGACAATGCGTTCAATCTTTCctggaaagagaaggaaaaggctATTGTAGAGCGCCGCTTATATTGA
- a CDS encoding predicted protein, with protein MTVLSTGSRDGAHYLGRGTQGEPVETNLMCLATNPDTDGFGQAQSQLSIQKHDVTVSGLDRCHAKEHGNYDECAHGAVYNTVENSETDHDGAWQIVGPNGK; from the coding sequence atgacagttttgagtaccggttcgcgcgatggcgcgcactacttgggtcgtggcacccaaggcgagcctgtcgaaactaatcttatgtgtttggccacaaatcccgacacggatggttttggacaggcgcaatcccagctgagtattcagaaacatgatgtgactgtttcgggactcgatcgttgccatgctaaggagcatggtaactatgatgaatgtgcccacggtgccgtgtataacaccgtggagaatagtgaaacggaccacgatggcgcttggcagattgtggggccgaatggaaagtga